The stretch of DNA TTCAACCACACGATCCATTCGCTGAAGTTGAGGAATTTGTGATATTCTGCGAGACATACTATGGGATTGAAATTAAGCATGTCCGTGGAACAATACGGGAGGCCTTAGGGAAAATATGCAATAGCTCATCGGATGGGGAGAAATTTGAGGCATGCTTCATGGGGAGTCGTCGAACGGATCCCTATTGCAGTGATTTGGACTACTTTCAGGTGAGGAAGAAAGTGCGTGTACACGCTCTACTTTGCACGGaagattttgtgaatttttttatgtttccgGAGAGATCATTAACTTTTCTTGCTCATAAGCGAGACATTCTTGGCCATGAGAAaagcttgatttttttccaatgacTTTTTGCGCGCAAGTTCAAGGTCAGAGATCAAGAATTTTTGGAGAGGAAACTTGTTGGATGACTAATAATCTTCTTACGTTGCGGTCATTAAGGGTTTTAAAGAAGAACAAATTTGAGATTTGCATTGAGTATGATTCGTACTATTCTTATCATTCAGGGTGAAATGATAAGGATTTCTTATCACAACCTAAAGATAATAACTTTATGAAATACTATAGATCTCTTCTAGAACATTAAAGGATTTATCAAGCTGCTTCATCCATAGagtgaaagagaaaagaaattaggttaaaaatgcaaattaatccGTAAACCTTTCTCagaatgataagaaaataattacttttttttcatttattgaaaaatacattaatttttattcccaaATTAAAGCTTCATTAACGCAAATTCATTGATATTACAGTattataataatgaaaaaacttGCACCCTTTCTCCTGTAGGGATGCAAAGGATGAgggaagaaataatttacaaagaatATCCCATTTGCTTTTTCACACGTAGAAAACGGATGCCGGCTGGCCGGATTTGATGCGCATCAGCCCTTTGCTGGATTGGACGTGCAATGATGTGTGGGAATATTTGCAGAAGAATCACGTACCCTACTGCAAACTCTATGATGTTGGCTACACATCCCTGGGTGGCCGTGGGAATACAACACCCAATCCGAATTTGCGCTACGTTGACCCCAAAACGGGAGAAATCAAATACTATCCCGCTTACTGTCTCCGGAACGATGGCATGGAGCGTGCTGGACGCAGCTGATTCCccatttcactttcattttctctctatctGTGTTTTAAGTATTAGCGCGCCCCCATGCATGAGGTGATATGATCTCATTTGGGGTGCAGAGCAGACACGAATAAATCTTAGAGATTTTTACCAAAATGCTGAGCTCTGGGGTTTTGGGAGAGAAAAGCGAGATGTCCTTTGGGGCATTTGTTGGCGTAGTGTCCCTTTGTCCCGCATTTGAAGCATGTAATCTCCTCCAGTGGCTTCGGCGGGCCCCTTGGCGGTGGCCCATGCCCCTCAGCATCGAATGGGCGATTCATGTAGCCCATTGTGCGGTAGCGCATCTCATCCTGCCGCTGGACTGCTTCTCGTTGTTCTTGTGGCATTTTTTGGCAGTAGGACGCCTTGTGGCCGAGTTCACCGCAATAATGGCATGTGGGGGCACGCTTTTGCATTTGATCGCGTGTTAGTTCTGGCGGGGGTGGAAGCTCAAAGCGTGGATGCATAAATTTACACTGTGTCCCATCTGGGCAGAATCCCGCCAAGTAATTTGTACAGAGAATCCTCCGTACGTGACGATGACGACAATGTGGTCCGTGCCGACAAAAACCTCTATCGTacctgcaaagaaaaaatccgtATTAGTAAGCTTTAAACTTAGAAGGAAGAGCAAAAACTCCCGGAAATTGAAACTCACCATGGGcaatcttttattttgctcTCGGGATCAATATGCAGGAAGGGGCATTCTTTGTTGTGGCAGGCATTGAAGCGAGAGTAGAAGTAGCACTCGGGCATCTTTGTCATGTCGTATTCGTGCAGGAATTCACACTGATCTCCTTTTTTGCAGAGACCACGAAGCCAATGTTTACAAACAATAGTCCGGTCGCCTCGTATATGCCGGAAAGGG from Lutzomyia longipalpis isolate SR_M1_2022 chromosome 1, ASM2433408v1 encodes:
- the LOC129796874 gene encoding FAD synthase-like, which codes for MNDEAESTGVRYESSVHQQKRVSVQMESTAEVDQVSNGTEYSHSLQVKVQQSTELFRRAFRDYPPERIFLSFNGGKDCTVLLHMVIKFLEREGISVNRLPCWYFQPHDPFAEVEEFVIFCETYYGIEIKHVRGTIREALGKICNSSSDGEKFEACFMGSRRTDPYCSDLDYFQKTDAGWPDLMRISPLLDWTCNDVWEYLQKNHVPYCKLYDVGYTSLGGRGNTTPNPNLRYVDPKTGEIKYYPAYCLRNDGMERAGRS
- the LOC129796862 gene encoding cleavage and polyadenylation specificity factor subunit 4, producing the protein MDILIANVEHIEFKIERDLNEQYGALPLPFPGMDKSTAAVCQFFNGRDGMECDKGAACPFRHIRGDRTIVCKHWLRGLCKKGDQCEFLHEYDMTKMPECYFYSRFNACHNKECPFLHIDPESKIKDCPWYDRGFCRHGPHCRHRHVRRILCTNYLAGFCPDGTQCKFMHPRFELPPPPELTRDQMQKRAPTCHYCGELGHKASYCQKMPQEQREAVQRQDEMRYRTMGYMNRPFDAEGHGPPPRGPPKPLEEITCFKCGTKGHYANKCPKGHLAFLSQNPRAQHFGKNL